From a single Sebastes umbrosus isolate fSebUmb1 chromosome 17, fSebUmb1.pri, whole genome shotgun sequence genomic region:
- the tmem248 gene encoding transmembrane protein 248 isoform X1 — protein MVYLLNPIENLRSYINNRPPLVIFMISVSAVAIAFLTIGYFFKIKEIKSPEFTEDWNTFLLRYNELDFCVSENETIKHGLNESTTPESMVVTSGQARSSTQVPLLLDDSGTVNISVPITLTLDPQRPFGGYSRNITHLYATVLGQQLGLSGREAHEEINITFTLPVSWNSDECVLHGHCEQVVFSTCMTITAASNIFPVTVQPPHCVPETYNNATSWYKVFTTVRDSDTKYSQDYNPFWCYKGAIGKLYHALNPKLTVIVPDDDRSLINLHLMHTSYFLFVMVITMFCYAVIKGRPGKVRQTNPDFCPEKVQQSPAVLYDENRWRCQRVKKTSESYVRTYL, from the exons atg GTGTACCTGTTAAATCCTATAGAGAACCTGAGAAGCTACATCAACAACCGTCCTCCGCTGGTCATTTTTATGATCAGCGTCAGTGCAGTGGCCATCGCCTTCCTAACCATCGGTTACTTCTTCAAGATTAAAGAGATCAAGTCTCCAGAGTTCACGGAG gactGGAACACCTTTCTGCTGCGCTACAACGAGCTGGACTTTTGCGTGTCAGAGAATGAAACGATAAAGCACGGTCTGAACGAGTCGACCACGCCAGAGAGCATGGTCGTGACCAGCGGCCAAGCTCGTTCCAGCACCCAGGTTCCCCTCCTGCTGGACGACTCGGGAACCGTCAACATCTCAGTCCCCATCACCCTCACGCTGGACCCCCAGCGCCCGTTTGGAGGCTACTCTCGCAATATCACCCACCTGTATGCCACAGTGCTGGGGCAGCAACTTGGCCTGTCTG gCCGGGAAGCCCATGAAGAAATAAACATCACTTTCACCCTGCCTGTATCCTGGAACTCAGACGAGTGTGTGCTGCACGGCCACTGCGAGCAGGTGGTGTTCAGCACTTGCATGACCATCACGGCGGCCAGCAATATCTTCCCAGTCACAGT GCAGCCGCCACACTGCGTGCCAGAGACGTACAACAACGCCACGTCTTGGTACAAAGTGTTCACCACAGTCCGCGACTCCGACACCAAGTACAGCCAGGACTACAACCCCTTCTGGTGTTACAAAGGAGCCATCGGCAAGTTGTACCACGCACTCAACCCAAAGCTCACGGTCATCGTTCCTGAT GACGACCGTTCCCTCATCAACCTGCACCTGATGCACACAAGCTACTTCCTGTTTGTCATGGTCATCACGATGTTCTGCTATGCAGTCATCAAAGGGCGGCCTGGCAAAGTACGGCAAACCAACCCCGACTTCTGCCCTGAGAAGGTACAACAGTCACCAGCAGTGCTATATGACGAGAACAG GTGGCGTTGTCAGAGGGTTAAAAAGACATCCGAGAGCTATGTCAGAACTTACCTGTAA
- the tmem248 gene encoding transmembrane protein 248 isoform X2, with protein sequence MVYLLNPIENLRSYINNRPPLVIFMISVSAVAIAFLTIGYFFKIKEIKSPEFTEDWNTFLLRYNELDFCVSENETIKHGLNESTTPESMVVTSGQARSSTQVPLLLDDSGTVNISVPITLTLDPQRPFGGYSRNITHLYATVLGQQLGLSGREAHEEINITFTLPVSWNSDECVLHGHCEQVVFSTCMTITAASNIFPVTVQPPHCVPETYNNATSWYKVFTTVRDSDTKYSQDYNPFWCYKGAIGKLYHALNPKLTVIVPDDDRSLINLHLMHTSYFLFVMVITMFCYAVIKGRPGKVRQTNPDFCPEKVALSEG encoded by the exons atg GTGTACCTGTTAAATCCTATAGAGAACCTGAGAAGCTACATCAACAACCGTCCTCCGCTGGTCATTTTTATGATCAGCGTCAGTGCAGTGGCCATCGCCTTCCTAACCATCGGTTACTTCTTCAAGATTAAAGAGATCAAGTCTCCAGAGTTCACGGAG gactGGAACACCTTTCTGCTGCGCTACAACGAGCTGGACTTTTGCGTGTCAGAGAATGAAACGATAAAGCACGGTCTGAACGAGTCGACCACGCCAGAGAGCATGGTCGTGACCAGCGGCCAAGCTCGTTCCAGCACCCAGGTTCCCCTCCTGCTGGACGACTCGGGAACCGTCAACATCTCAGTCCCCATCACCCTCACGCTGGACCCCCAGCGCCCGTTTGGAGGCTACTCTCGCAATATCACCCACCTGTATGCCACAGTGCTGGGGCAGCAACTTGGCCTGTCTG gCCGGGAAGCCCATGAAGAAATAAACATCACTTTCACCCTGCCTGTATCCTGGAACTCAGACGAGTGTGTGCTGCACGGCCACTGCGAGCAGGTGGTGTTCAGCACTTGCATGACCATCACGGCGGCCAGCAATATCTTCCCAGTCACAGT GCAGCCGCCACACTGCGTGCCAGAGACGTACAACAACGCCACGTCTTGGTACAAAGTGTTCACCACAGTCCGCGACTCCGACACCAAGTACAGCCAGGACTACAACCCCTTCTGGTGTTACAAAGGAGCCATCGGCAAGTTGTACCACGCACTCAACCCAAAGCTCACGGTCATCGTTCCTGAT GACGACCGTTCCCTCATCAACCTGCACCTGATGCACACAAGCTACTTCCTGTTTGTCATGGTCATCACGATGTTCTGCTATGCAGTCATCAAAGGGCGGCCTGGCAAAGTACGGCAAACCAACCCCGACTTCTGCCCTGAGAAG GTGGCGTTGTCAGAGGGTTAA